One part of the Paenibacillus silvisoli genome encodes these proteins:
- a CDS encoding glycosyl hydrolase has product MTSLVCFVFLAYLLVPFAGVAAADQAPNLQYDFEDGSLMGWQAGWGDALGTVGVSEDLNSDGNRYSLKVNTHYSDTASWQSAAIRVYPGGALGNYEQVDYDVYVPVSFQGVLGLSTALNGGWQELNYSNHDTVSLSNSAETINGGSYVKIHKTVAIPQDAAQSEFVIQLGKSAAFSYDGPIYLDNITFTGRVLAPPPPADGVYWAKDAVADGNGPVFATAPAGGDDKYAGQGYISFFYGENSGTATFNVSVKEQGLYKLAVGYYAPYGEKETSILVNGSPNGSAKLPAPAAGEVVGEYAAGKILLQAGANAITFARGWGYYGIEYIRLESDKAPADRVEAESGIIETVGDPNRDITIQSSLSGYSGTGYVWVKGDGALTLTYEAAADGLYDFAVGYAAPFGYKETNLFLNGQPSGKVILNDSNAFIEKSGGKLLLKKGTNTIRFEPFWGWHYLDYVSFSPVTAVPKTHQVTKTLVNPNAIPEALALHNYLVDQYGKSIIAGQQTLADAEWIHEQTGKYPALVSFDMIDYSPSRVEFGADSHEIEQMIEWAERGGLISLCWHWNAPKGLYNEPGKEWWRGFYTEFTTFDLQYALDHPESEDYALLLRDIDAISVQLKRLQELNIPVLWRPLHEAEGGWFWWGAKGPEAAKALYRLMYDRMTNVNGLNNLIWVWNSTSPAWYPGDDVVDIISTDIYNAKGDYSPSSNKYEDLVKLVQDKKLVTMPENGPIPDPDLLQVFGAHWSWFSTWNGDFIRDGQYNSAAHLNHVFNSEYVITLDELPSDWIGYGLPSTQAELSVLPNAAGWVNRDTAVTLTASAAAAGEIATKAAINGAAYADYAAPIEVNVEGTTTISYYSTDSNGQRESVKTLQVKLDKTAPAARLLMSGLAVGDMTQGDPLDFTLTSADALSGVASSELLLDGQPIESGKAIDSGALSVGSHEVRFAVTDAAGNVASDSIPFQIRALKAEGVPGKPVLSDNNGHDTGLKDGSYTVTMNLWYGNNGTVFKLYENGVPISAKRLTDASKSAQTAAVDITGKKNGTYTYTCELSNPHGSVSCAPLVVVVKDANPGKAVLSNDNYDGDGRYNVTMNMWWGTNASEYRLYENGKLIDTKQLQASTPLAQSASTQISGRAAGTYTYYCELVNEAGVTTSGTMKIVVVKPSS; this is encoded by the coding sequence ATGACTTTGAGGATGGCAGTTTAATGGGGTGGCAGGCGGGTTGGGGAGACGCGCTCGGCACGGTCGGAGTAAGCGAAGATTTGAACTCGGACGGCAACCGTTATTCGTTAAAGGTGAATACCCATTATTCGGACACCGCATCGTGGCAGAGCGCTGCGATTCGCGTCTATCCGGGCGGCGCGTTGGGGAACTACGAGCAGGTCGATTACGACGTCTACGTTCCGGTTTCGTTCCAAGGCGTTCTCGGGCTCAGTACGGCATTGAACGGCGGATGGCAGGAACTGAATTACAGCAACCACGATACGGTATCCCTGTCTAACTCGGCTGAAACGATCAACGGCGGCTCCTATGTGAAAATTCACAAAACCGTGGCGATTCCGCAGGACGCTGCGCAATCCGAGTTCGTCATTCAGCTGGGCAAAAGCGCGGCATTCAGCTATGATGGCCCGATTTATTTGGATAACATTACGTTCACCGGCCGCGTCCTTGCGCCTCCGCCGCCTGCTGACGGCGTTTATTGGGCTAAAGACGCTGTTGCTGACGGTAACGGACCTGTGTTTGCAACCGCCCCGGCAGGCGGAGACGACAAGTATGCTGGGCAAGGATACATATCGTTCTTCTATGGGGAAAACAGCGGAACGGCAACCTTCAATGTCAGCGTGAAGGAGCAAGGCCTGTACAAGCTTGCGGTCGGCTATTACGCGCCGTACGGGGAGAAGGAAACGTCGATACTGGTGAACGGCAGTCCGAACGGCAGCGCCAAGCTTCCGGCTCCTGCCGCAGGCGAGGTCGTCGGCGAATACGCGGCAGGCAAAATTTTGCTGCAAGCAGGCGCGAACGCGATTACGTTCGCGAGAGGCTGGGGCTATTACGGCATCGAATATATCCGGCTGGAGTCCGATAAAGCGCCTGCCGACCGCGTTGAAGCGGAGTCCGGCATCATTGAGACGGTCGGCGATCCGAACAGGGACATTACGATTCAATCGAGCTTGTCCGGTTACTCCGGAACCGGCTATGTTTGGGTCAAGGGCGATGGGGCTTTAACATTAACGTATGAAGCGGCTGCGGACGGTCTGTATGATTTTGCCGTCGGATACGCGGCTCCGTTCGGCTACAAGGAAACGAATTTGTTTCTTAACGGGCAGCCAAGCGGCAAGGTCATCTTGAACGATTCGAATGCTTTTATCGAGAAGTCCGGAGGCAAGCTGCTGCTCAAAAAAGGAACGAATACGATTCGTTTCGAACCGTTCTGGGGCTGGCACTACCTCGACTACGTTTCGTTCTCGCCGGTAACCGCCGTTCCCAAGACGCATCAAGTGACCAAGACGCTCGTGAATCCGAACGCGATTCCCGAAGCGCTCGCTTTGCATAACTACCTGGTCGACCAATACGGTAAAAGCATCATCGCCGGTCAGCAAACGCTGGCTGACGCCGAATGGATTCATGAGCAAACCGGCAAATATCCGGCGCTCGTCTCCTTCGACATGATCGATTATTCGCCATCCCGGGTCGAATTCGGCGCCGATTCGCATGAAATCGAGCAAATGATCGAATGGGCGGAGCGCGGCGGCCTCATTTCGCTGTGCTGGCACTGGAATGCGCCGAAAGGCTTGTACAATGAGCCGGGCAAAGAATGGTGGAGAGGATTTTATACCGAGTTTACGACGTTTGACCTCCAGTACGCGCTTGATCATCCGGAATCCGAGGATTACGCGCTGCTGCTGCGCGATATCGATGCGATATCGGTTCAGCTTAAACGGCTGCAGGAGCTGAATATCCCGGTGCTCTGGAGACCGCTTCACGAAGCGGAGGGCGGCTGGTTCTGGTGGGGCGCTAAAGGGCCGGAAGCCGCTAAGGCGCTGTACCGTCTCATGTATGACCGCATGACCAACGTGAACGGCTTGAACAATTTGATCTGGGTATGGAACTCCACATCGCCTGCTTGGTATCCTGGCGACGATGTCGTCGATATTATTAGTACGGATATTTATAATGCCAAGGGCGACTACAGCCCGAGCAGCAATAAGTATGAGGATCTGGTCAAGCTGGTCCAAGACAAGAAGCTCGTCACGATGCCGGAGAACGGACCGATTCCGGATCCGGATTTGCTGCAGGTATTCGGCGCGCATTGGAGCTGGTTCAGCACGTGGAACGGCGATTTTATCCGCGACGGCCAGTATAACAGCGCAGCGCACTTGAACCATGTATTTAACAGCGAGTATGTCATCACGCTGGATGAGCTCCCAAGCGATTGGATCGGTTACGGACTGCCTAGTACGCAGGCAGAGCTGTCTGTTTTGCCGAATGCTGCCGGTTGGGTCAATCGGGATACGGCTGTGACGTTGACGGCGAGCGCCGCGGCTGCGGGCGAAATAGCGACGAAGGCTGCGATAAACGGTGCGGCTTACGCCGATTATGCGGCGCCAATCGAAGTGAACGTTGAAGGGACGACAACGATCAGCTACTACTCGACCGATTCGAACGGGCAGCGGGAGTCTGTCAAGACGCTGCAAGTGAAGCTCGACAAGACTGCGCCAGCTGCGCGGCTGCTCATGTCAGGCTTGGCGGTAGGCGATATGACCCAAGGCGATCCGCTTGATTTTACTTTGACGAGTGCGGATGCGCTGTCGGGCGTCGCCTCATCGGAGCTGCTGCTTGATGGTCAGCCGATCGAATCCGGCAAAGCCATCGACTCCGGCGCGCTGAGCGTCGGTTCGCACGAAGTGCGGTTCGCGGTAACGGATGCGGCGGGGAACGTCGCGTCTGACAGCATCCCGTTCCAAATCCGAGCATTGAAGGCTGAAGGCGTGCCGGGCAAGCCGGTATTGTCGGATAATAACGGTCACGATACCGGGTTGAAGGACGGCAGCTACACGGTCACGATGAATTTGTGGTACGGCAACAACGGCACCGTGTTCAAGCTTTACGAGAACGGCGTGCCGATCAGCGCGAAGCGGCTGACGGACGCATCGAAATCGGCCCAAACGGCCGCTGTTGATATTACGGGGAAGAAGAACGGTACGTACACGTACACTTGCGAGCTGTCGAATCCCCACGGCTCGGTGAGCTGCGCCCCGCTCGTTGTCGTCGTGAAAGACGCGAACCCGGGTAAAGCCGTCTTGTCCAACGACAACTACGATGGCGACGGACGTTATAACGTCACGATGAACATGTGGTGGGGGACGAACGCTTCGGAGTATCGTCTCTACGAGAATGGCAAGCTGATCGACACGAAGCAGCTGCAAGCGTCGACTCCCCTTGCGCAGAGTGCTTCTACGCAAATTTCCGGGCGGGCCGCGGGCACTTATACGTATTATTGCGAGCTGGTGAATGAGGCGGGCGTTACCACGAGCGGAACGATGAAGATCGTCGTCGTAAAACCGTCTTCATAG
- a CDS encoding MATE family efflux transporter: MLRNWKEILLLAVPSLVSFASMTVTGTINLILVGQLGALIIAIVGVSNIIMYNAFALFSGIGHTVNYLVAQNHGANDMKKGIQRTYIAMYMCLIFALLIAVVGWIGADDILRWTGGSSQLVEQGTFYLELRFYAMSFGIVNFAFHGFLRGIGATKLSMVVSLIVNVPIILLTYTLTFGHWGFPNLGLTGAGLAILFGEGVQTLICIFIFFFVLHKKYQTRSRVAFSIQWNEMKLLASESGKLGIQEFSLSISMYIFTAFVARLGDSALAANEVALSIMSFGFMPAFAFGSTATILVGQYVGKGTPLLGRRVGTDTAILGSIFLIVLGTIEFIFAHQITAIYTSDSEVYELAAYLIQISAFLQIFDGLLNFYAGGLRGIGDTTFLLRVSFIVSWFVFVPLAYVFIFVFDWGSLGAWLALYAFLTVFGTAVMIRFYRTDWTAVRLKEASH, translated from the coding sequence ATGTTACGTAACTGGAAAGAAATTTTATTGCTCGCCGTGCCTTCGCTTGTTTCTTTTGCAAGCATGACAGTGACGGGCACCATCAACCTGATCCTAGTCGGTCAGCTCGGCGCGCTTATTATCGCGATTGTAGGCGTTTCCAACATTATTATGTACAATGCGTTCGCGCTTTTCTCCGGAATCGGCCATACCGTCAACTACCTTGTCGCGCAAAATCACGGCGCGAATGACATGAAAAAAGGGATTCAACGCACGTACATCGCCATGTATATGTGCTTAATCTTTGCACTGTTGATCGCGGTTGTCGGGTGGATCGGCGCCGATGATATCCTGAGGTGGACCGGCGGCTCCTCGCAGCTGGTCGAGCAGGGGACGTTCTATCTGGAGCTGCGCTTCTATGCGATGTCGTTCGGTATCGTCAACTTCGCGTTTCACGGCTTCTTGCGCGGGATCGGCGCGACCAAGCTGTCGATGGTCGTCTCGCTTATCGTCAATGTCCCTATCATTTTGCTCACGTATACGCTCACCTTCGGCCATTGGGGCTTCCCGAATCTCGGTTTAACGGGTGCAGGACTTGCCATACTATTCGGTGAAGGCGTGCAAACGCTTATCTGTATTTTTATTTTCTTCTTCGTCCTGCACAAAAAATACCAGACTCGCAGCCGAGTCGCGTTCTCGATCCAATGGAACGAGATGAAGCTGCTCGCTTCCGAGAGCGGAAAGCTTGGCATTCAGGAGTTTTCGCTCAGCATTTCGATGTATATCTTCACGGCGTTCGTGGCTAGACTCGGCGATTCGGCGCTCGCGGCTAACGAGGTCGCGCTCAGCATTATGTCGTTCGGCTTCATGCCGGCCTTCGCCTTCGGATCGACGGCAACCATCCTGGTCGGGCAGTATGTCGGCAAAGGCACGCCTTTACTGGGACGGCGCGTCGGCACGGATACGGCGATATTGGGTTCGATTTTCCTCATCGTGCTCGGTACGATCGAATTTATTTTCGCGCATCAAATTACGGCGATTTATACGAGCGATTCCGAGGTGTATGAGCTCGCGGCTTATCTCATCCAGATCTCGGCTTTCCTGCAAATTTTCGATGGCTTGCTTAACTTTTATGCGGGCGGATTGCGGGGGATCGGTGATACGACGTTCCTTCTCCGCGTATCTTTCATTGTCAGCTGGTTTGTGTTCGTTCCGCTCGCGTATGTGTTCATCTTCGTTTTCGATTGGGGCAGCTTAGGCGCGTGGCTTGCGCTTTACGCCTTCTTAACCGTGTTCGGCACGGCCGTTATGATCCGGTTCTACCGGACCGACTGGACAGCCGTGCGGCTGAAGGAAGCTTCGCACTAA
- a CDS encoding NfeD family protein, producing MQQAMRLKLKMVLPALIALIYMLAAAMPAFAADGKASGDTLGSTVYVVELKQTVEPGMQKVLERAYREAEDAKVSRMLLVLNTLGGRLDSAVEIGELIRGSKVPTTVYVQGKAVSAGTYLALNADQIIMQPGSTIGAAAVVDGSGDLITNPKTISFWTEEMKAAALLNDRDPNIAAAMVNPNLELKLDGLGRTKAKGDILTLSADDAVKVGYAEAMASSVDDAIAKMNLQQPNIVHFEPNIMERIGQFLTLPVVMTILLIIGIAGVTIELMMPGFGAPGIIGVIGFALYFFGHYVAGFAGLEDVILFIVGLLLLISELFVPSFGILGILGSLSLIAGVLMAAPNPKSAGLSLIVALIAAGVIVYIVAKRFAHRGIWNRFILRDRLTTEEGYVSTASKTSYLGMHGKTLTPLRPAGTIRIGDDRVDVVTSGEFIAAGLDVTVIKVEGARVVVAQKEEQQ from the coding sequence GTGCAGCAAGCTATGCGCTTAAAGTTGAAAATGGTGCTGCCTGCTTTGATCGCGCTCATTTACATGCTGGCAGCGGCGATGCCCGCTTTCGCGGCGGACGGAAAGGCAAGCGGCGATACTTTGGGCTCGACCGTTTACGTCGTCGAGTTGAAGCAGACCGTCGAGCCCGGCATGCAGAAGGTGCTGGAGCGGGCGTATCGTGAAGCCGAGGATGCAAAGGTAAGCCGGATGCTTCTAGTCTTGAATACGCTTGGCGGGAGGCTGGACAGCGCCGTCGAGATCGGCGAGCTGATCCGGGGAAGCAAGGTGCCGACGACGGTATACGTGCAAGGGAAGGCGGTATCTGCCGGTACGTATCTTGCGCTGAACGCGGATCAAATCATAATGCAGCCGGGAAGTACGATCGGCGCGGCAGCGGTCGTGGATGGATCGGGCGATCTCATCACGAATCCGAAGACGATTTCGTTCTGGACCGAGGAAATGAAAGCCGCGGCTCTGCTGAATGACCGGGATCCCAATATCGCGGCTGCGATGGTGAATCCGAATTTGGAGCTTAAGCTGGACGGCCTTGGACGCACGAAGGCAAAAGGGGATATTCTTACTTTATCCGCCGACGATGCCGTGAAAGTCGGCTATGCGGAAGCGATGGCAAGCTCGGTGGACGATGCGATCGCGAAGATGAATCTGCAGCAGCCGAACATCGTGCATTTTGAACCGAACATCATGGAGCGGATCGGACAGTTTCTGACGCTGCCCGTTGTCATGACGATCCTGCTTATAATCGGCATCGCAGGCGTCACGATCGAGCTGATGATGCCGGGGTTCGGCGCGCCGGGCATTATCGGGGTGATCGGCTTCGCGCTCTATTTCTTCGGCCACTATGTTGCCGGGTTTGCGGGGCTTGAGGATGTCATTCTGTTCATCGTCGGTCTTCTGCTGCTTATCTCGGAGCTGTTCGTGCCGAGCTTCGGTATCCTGGGCATCCTGGGCTCGCTATCGTTAATCGCAGGCGTGCTGATGGCGGCGCCGAATCCGAAATCGGCGGGCTTATCGCTTATTGTGGCCTTGATTGCCGCTGGCGTGATCGTCTACATCGTCGCGAAACGATTCGCGCACCGCGGCATATGGAATCGGTTCATTTTGCGCGATCGGCTGACGACCGAAGAAGGCTATGTGTCGACGGCGAGCAAAACGTCCTATCTCGGGATGCACGGTAAAACGTTGACGCCGCTAAGACCGGCCGGCACGATCCGGATCGGCGATGACCGGGTTGACGTCGTGACCTCCGGGGAGTTCATCGCCGCAGGTTTGGACGTGACCGTCATCAAGGTGGAAGGCGCGCGCGTCGTCGTTGCGCAGAAAGAAGAGCAGCAATAA
- the floA gene encoding flotillin-like protein FloA (flotillin-like protein involved in membrane lipid rafts): MTLDPIVTIIVIVVLAVIALSVFLSFFPIMLWISALASGVRVGIITLVAMRLRRVVPSRIVNPLIKATKAGLGLTINQLESHFLAGGNVDRVVNSLIAAQRANIELEFERAAAIDLAGRDVLQAVQMSVNPRVIETPIVAAVAKNGIEVKVKARVTVRANIDRLVGGAGEETIIARVGEGIVTTVGSSETHKDVLENPDLISRTVLGKGLDAGTAFEILSIDIADVDVGKNIGAHLQTEQAEADKRIAQAKAEERRAMAVAQEQEMKARVVEMRALVVESESQVPLAMAEALKQGKIGVLDYMNFKNIEADTSMRNSIGKPDGVDKDER; this comes from the coding sequence ATGACACTTGATCCAATCGTAACGATTATCGTGATCGTCGTACTGGCGGTCATCGCACTATCCGTTTTTTTAAGTTTCTTCCCGATCATGCTTTGGATTTCGGCGCTGGCTTCCGGCGTCCGCGTCGGCATTATTACGCTTGTCGCGATGCGGCTGCGCCGCGTCGTACCGAGCCGCATCGTGAATCCGCTGATTAAAGCGACGAAAGCGGGTCTTGGCCTAACGATCAATCAGCTGGAAAGCCACTTCTTGGCGGGCGGTAACGTTGACCGCGTCGTCAACTCCTTGATCGCGGCGCAGCGCGCGAACATCGAGCTGGAATTCGAACGCGCCGCGGCGATCGATCTTGCAGGCCGTGACGTATTGCAGGCCGTTCAAATGAGCGTCAACCCGCGCGTAATCGAAACCCCGATCGTTGCCGCTGTGGCGAAGAACGGTATCGAAGTCAAAGTCAAAGCGCGGGTAACGGTTCGCGCCAATATCGACCGTCTGGTCGGCGGCGCCGGCGAAGAGACGATTATCGCCCGCGTCGGCGAGGGGATCGTAACGACGGTTGGCTCCTCCGAGACCCATAAGGATGTCCTTGAAAATCCGGATTTGATTTCGCGCACGGTACTCGGCAAAGGTCTTGATGCCGGAACGGCGTTTGAAATTTTGTCCATCGATATCGCCGACGTCGACGTAGGCAAGAACATCGGAGCGCATCTGCAAACGGAGCAAGCGGAAGCCGATAAGCGGATCGCCCAAGCGAAGGCCGAGGAGCGCAGAGCGATGGCGGTTGCGCAGGAGCAGGAAATGAAGGCGCGGGTCGTTGAAATGCGCGCGCTCGTCGTCGAGTCGGAATCACAGGTGCCGCTCGCGATGGCGGAAGCGCTGAAGCAAGGCAAGATCGGCGTGCTGGATTACATGAACTTCAAAAACATCGAAGCGGATACGAGCATGCGCAATTCGATCGGCAAGCCGGACGGCGTAGACAAAGACGAACGGTAA
- a CDS encoding LacI family DNA-binding transcriptional regulator: MDKSTIYHIAEQVGVSPSTVSRALSGNGYCGAKTKERILKAAKAMNYAPDHAAKMLKTRRTNKIIFAVPDICNPFYFDMINGINQVLEEHGYLLILFYTKHSLKEELKAVQNVKEKVADGLIMVSFHFCDENIEAINSLSAPVVLTNQYISPEGGDKFDYVYVDTYAGIMQGTEHLIKQGIERIGYIGGMLNEQTGYQRFCGYRDALLNANIEVDASLAMESNYTESGGYLAAKQLLMHAEPPQAIVAANDLMALGVMKACEEEGLAIPGDIAIVGMDNTDIASRVHPKLTSVALMQEEIGRNAAQILMNRLHGIPVADREVKLMPRLVVRNSSLRYG; this comes from the coding sequence ATGGATAAAAGCACGATTTACCATATAGCAGAACAGGTTGGCGTTTCGCCTTCCACCGTTTCGAGAGCGCTGTCGGGCAACGGCTATTGCGGCGCGAAAACGAAGGAACGGATATTGAAGGCGGCGAAAGCGATGAACTACGCGCCGGATCACGCCGCCAAAATGCTCAAGACGAGAAGGACGAACAAAATTATTTTTGCCGTGCCCGATATTTGCAACCCGTTCTATTTCGATATGATCAACGGCATCAATCAGGTGCTGGAGGAACACGGTTATTTGCTTATTCTCTTCTACACGAAGCACAGCCTGAAGGAAGAGCTGAAGGCGGTGCAGAACGTGAAGGAAAAGGTGGCGGACGGACTGATCATGGTCTCGTTCCATTTCTGCGACGAAAATATCGAGGCGATCAATTCGCTGTCGGCGCCGGTCGTGCTGACGAATCAATATATTTCTCCGGAAGGCGGAGACAAGTTTGATTATGTCTACGTCGACACGTACGCCGGCATTATGCAGGGGACGGAGCATCTGATCAAACAAGGAATCGAGCGGATTGGCTACATCGGCGGCATGCTGAACGAGCAGACCGGCTATCAGCGTTTCTGCGGCTACCGGGATGCGCTGTTGAATGCGAATATCGAGGTGGACGCGTCGCTTGCGATGGAATCGAATTATACGGAAAGCGGCGGCTACTTGGCGGCAAAGCAGCTGCTAATGCATGCAGAGCCTCCGCAAGCGATCGTCGCGGCGAACGATCTGATGGCGCTCGGCGTTATGAAGGCATGCGAGGAAGAAGGCCTCGCGATACCGGGCGATATCGCAATCGTCGGGATGGATAACACGGACATCGCTTCGCGCGTCCATCCGAAGCTCACGTCCGTCGCGCTCATGCAAGAGGAGATCGGGCGCAATGCCGCGCAAATACTCATGAACCGGCTCCATGGCATCCCCGTGGCCGACCGCGAGGTTAAGCTGATGCCGCGGCTGGTGGTTCGGAACTCGAGCTTGCGGTATGGGTAA
- the yqfC gene encoding sporulation protein YqfC, whose translation MRRLNRKLRKMAADLLDLPPDVVMDLPRLTMIGDRQLYIENHRGVLHFSSDRLRLALSKGELEVTGSELVIRTIWTEEVFIEGVIKHIEVHE comes from the coding sequence ATGCGCCGATTAAACCGCAAATTGCGCAAAATGGCCGCGGATCTGCTCGATCTGCCGCCGGATGTCGTCATGGATTTGCCCCGCTTAACGATGATCGGCGACCGCCAGCTCTATATCGAGAACCACCGCGGCGTGCTGCATTTTTCCAGCGATCGGCTGCGTCTTGCGCTCAGCAAGGGCGAGCTTGAGGTGACGGGCAGCGAGCTTGTCATCCGTACGATTTGGACGGAAGAAGTGTTTATTGAAGGGGTCATTAAACATATTGAAGTGCATGAATAG
- the yqfD gene encoding sporulation protein YqfD yields the protein MNATWLHWLRGFVSVRVRGGASEKLVNGALAKGLQLWSIRHTKERELVCHVLVSDFFRLRPLLKETGCRVHVTSRQGLPFWLQRVRRRVFFAAGLVLFFIGMYLLSSLIWSIDVKGNNALSEEQIMQVAKQEGLYPFQWSFRLDDTAVLSKRLAQKLPGAAWVGVEKRGTRITIQVVETEMPAKKDQLNPRHLVASTDAVVTKILADVGKPLVKRNTRVKQGDILISGLLGDETNSAPVVAKGVVKGIVWHEYEIASPLERTMKVYTGEKKVIWYGVLAGRALKLTGFGKIPFAMYESIKEEEKAAWRTLSLPFGRMKETILEVQMQRQTVSVEEAKAEGIQQARADLLAKVGPDAEVLAENILHEKTENGKVYMKVLFEVDQSIAKERPLVQMQGD from the coding sequence ATGAATGCGACATGGTTGCACTGGCTCCGCGGATTCGTATCGGTCCGGGTACGCGGCGGAGCCAGCGAGAAGCTGGTGAACGGAGCCCTTGCGAAAGGGCTGCAATTATGGTCAATCCGGCATACGAAAGAGCGGGAGCTTGTCTGCCACGTGCTGGTCAGCGATTTTTTTCGGCTTCGTCCGCTCTTGAAAGAGACAGGCTGTCGCGTGCACGTCACGTCCCGCCAAGGACTGCCGTTCTGGCTGCAGCGTGTGCGCAGGCGCGTTTTTTTTGCGGCCGGGCTCGTCCTGTTCTTCATCGGAATGTATTTGCTCTCTTCGCTGATCTGGTCAATCGACGTGAAAGGGAACAACGCGCTGTCGGAGGAGCAGATTATGCAGGTGGCCAAGCAGGAGGGCTTGTATCCGTTTCAGTGGTCGTTCCGGCTGGACGATACCGCGGTGCTGTCCAAGCGGCTCGCGCAGAAGCTGCCCGGCGCCGCATGGGTCGGCGTGGAGAAGCGGGGAACGCGCATTACGATTCAGGTCGTCGAAACGGAAATGCCTGCGAAAAAGGATCAGCTTAATCCGCGTCACTTAGTCGCGTCAACCGATGCCGTCGTGACCAAGATTTTGGCCGATGTCGGGAAGCCGCTCGTCAAACGAAATACGCGCGTCAAGCAAGGGGATATACTCATCTCCGGCCTGCTGGGCGACGAGACGAACAGCGCCCCCGTCGTGGCGAAGGGCGTCGTGAAAGGGATCGTATGGCATGAATATGAGATCGCATCGCCGCTCGAACGGACGATGAAAGTCTATACCGGCGAGAAGAAGGTCATCTGGTACGGAGTCCTGGCTGGAAGAGCCCTTAAATTAACCGGGTTCGGCAAAATACCTTTCGCCATGTACGAGAGCATCAAGGAGGAAGAGAAGGCGGCTTGGCGGACGCTTTCGCTGCCGTTTGGTAGAATGAAAGAAACGATACTCGAGGTGCAAATGCAGCGCCAAACGGTAAGCGTCGAAGAGGCGAAAGCCGAGGGAATTCAGCAGGCCAGAGCGGATTTGCTCGCGAAGGTAGGGCCCGATGCCGAGGTGCTGGCGGAAAACATTTTGCATGAAAAGACGGAGAATGGTAAAGTTTATATGAAAGTGCTTTTCGAGGTGGATCAATCGATTGCGAAAGAGAGACCGCTAGTTCAGATGCAAGGGGATTGA